The following proteins come from a genomic window of Nicotiana tomentosiformis chromosome 12, ASM39032v3, whole genome shotgun sequence:
- the LOC104120843 gene encoding trans-Golgi network-localized SYP41-interacting protein 1 isoform X4, giving the protein MDKNKSRTDLLAAGRKKLQQFRQKKDGKGGKSSNASKSGSDVTPDLVNVTAKSDQVPDEEKPLHRGDGTPTSSESLTRKDVSVTHAEAPPLDESLNVETVEMISASGKLVKEDAGEPEASLDSDSGDRDIVGSSSISEHANAKMVIEDVTDAYLEAPRILASDVSAKSSTTDVPVDFSSYSSADEAVAHQVEVERPHVSEQESHNSGSKQVDSSSEVEIEGDKKLPLNESTETSISQTATLVGDEGNEETKAEYIQVSEPNNVLSAVLATQNAEIAEDSGHQMEDAASGLHEEEKLERPSSAGEYENYRDNIQISDSIDIVSGDSVKNKMVNISSRSDESYISLYQLAEVVRDLDEDGFRFLLTCRESAPNAPSSKLFDDFEKLKEQLYLASLVKDVSCLQLAEESELQMELSRQHHTLTDQISAAKASLNDLGEKNDILADQLAQLRTEFQLIVSERDGFQKQVHVSKGEVGELSERINELQTNLETSLGENASLSSEMVDCRNLVATLQVRNESLIGSLNLLSEENKKLLEEKENLVFENEKLRTELAQSKTLFGSLQLENAELSENFTSLSEEKRKLDGEKEHLLSENEKLLTQMSDHKNVVEALQVENKNVNETLISVKEAKKQLQEENQSLLSKTEKLGLEFKESKSLAEALQMEVAEAKGHLMEERNKLEKQNKYFLSESEKQSFQLAEYKNSCNKAEDDLKDSTLRIEQLTEKNMHLKRSLELFEAMKTESPNQSSFAYQSREAGPQLEVSCQSSSAPANLIDDDGSKWFGVMKRHEEEAERVLEKLEKAIGDMHSQSASMSRSSGKAVSPGVSKLIQAFEPKDHDDEHHPEELQSFENQTDGDPYVLIQGLTKTLRALLKDLVLEAGNGYQFLEGEKSCKTAAVVAAEELMAKCQSLNEHIDLLEGANIELMVFNESLGGCFWNAKEKEGEIRVLNEALRKQEVAAKSENNKLKGNLSSYQEKLSILQNQLGEMRESCKEMGSDISNQVEVLYREVADRGSILREEWNSTIDQVFQTLRRLDLSVETVGSSLPSRIDHGLGCINLSSRTAASIDAAINVIEALQDQVEASRHESMSTSREVNEKLDFLQVENERSASLMHKIYSKLKKLVNETPGHLQEAEVDDPKKSVDLSHPGAFDSVLEQLQRFLDEKAQVEFVNGKLKSELMARTNDFEELSKRSLESDSILKMVQVVEGVIALDSFETNVNDPVSCLESLISLLVQKCKEATEHARLSRMEYASKEAQVIDLQGQMDHLSLLLVQCENEVAVLRESLKRAEEEVVAIGSQYQEKVADIEQSEQRVSALREKLGIAVTKGKGLIVQRDSLKQSLADTSSELQKCSEELQLKDARLQEVEMKLKTYSEAGERMEALESELSYIRNSATALRESFLLKDSVLQRVEEILEDLELPEHFHSKDIIEKVDWLAKSVTGNSLHLAEWDQKSSIGGSYSDAGYALTDGWKEAAQSNLGSSEDLRRRFEELQGKFYGLAEQNEMLEQSLMERNNLVQKWEEILDGIDIPSHLRSMEPEDRIGWLMLAFSETQNQYNSLQQKYDNFESLFASASAELEESRRKISELENAYQLVVSEKELLLKNLEFLNFDYEEMSRKTAQSDITNDDLRSRVGDLQKKLNEMLGAEERIHHLEGEIRRLGDMVKDVLPNSETDDALFSSGSTEALEQLLRKLIEKYTALSLPSESESTHEHVDKGADLSHEEKRESNVRCAEDADGGALSRKLEDALSDLLSLKEERENIVLTNQSLVRELEELGIKNKELQDLLSQEEQKSSSLREKLNVAVRKGKSLVQHRDSLKQLIEELNGEVERLKSEIKLQENAISDYEQKKKDLSVFQERIKTVESESSILRDQLAEKDCTLSMILSALDDVNVGSNIGDPVEKLKTVGQLCHDLQSALTSSEHEAKKSKRAAELLLAELNEVQERNDGLQEELTKSQSELFELSKQKESAEVAKHEALAHLEKLSFAHSEERKNQLAEITMLKSGVDRLREDLFVFDHLLNDVLSMDLETMRNLGSSMKVCLEPTDQNHFSLHVTDASSGLNFAETENKVFNKEIGSINVKLNRHSHLLHEETAHISEILRTIHEEISYHKQHSNSLKTDVMRLESIQKEKDAELFTVQRYNAMLYEACTTLVMEIESRKSELAGNSLATGASKINSVYRSLAEGNDLAEKTDQFSEEGIRSVIEKLFMAVKDIMSLQSDTAEVGQKDMRAAILNLQKELQEKDIQREKICAELVSQIKEAESVSKSYSQELQIAKSQMNDLHRKVDLMEEERDSLAHRIKELQDQESSFADLQLRVKALEDMLAAKEQENEALMQALDEEEAQMEDMTNKIEEMERVLLQKNKDMENLEVSRGKTMKKLSVTVSKFDELHQLSESLLSEVENLQSQLQERDTEISFLRQEVTRCTNDAIASAQMGSKRNTDEIRDFLSWVDKMISRVQTHDMNYDDAKISQIHEYKEMLEKQVVSVVSELEDLRALAQTRDLMLKVEKDKVEQLVRKEEFLENSLRDKESQLTMLRGASDMGQLVNSTSEIIEIEPVANKRVMPGTVASQVRSLRKTNNDQVAVAIDVDPESGKLEDEDDDKAHGFKSLTTSRIVPRFTRPITDMIDGLWVSCDRTLMRQPVLRLSVIIYWFVLHALLATFAV; this is encoded by the exons ATGGACAAGAATAAGAGCCGAACCGATCTGCTCGCTGCCGGTCGAAAAAAG CTTCAACAATTTAGACAGAAGAAAGACGGTAaaggtggtaaatcaagtaacgCCAGTAAATCTGGCAGTGATGTTACTCCAGATCTTGTTAACGTGACGGCAAAGTCAGATCAGGTTCCTGATGAAGAAAAACCACTTCACAGAGGTGATGGTACTCCTACTTCCTCGGAGTCACTTACCAGAAAGGATGTCTCAGTAACACATGCTGAAGCTCCTCCTCTTGATGAGTCGCTCAACGTTGAAACAGTTGAAATGATATCAGCCAGTGGCAAGCTGGTAAAAGAGGATGCTGGTGAACCTGAAGCTTCTTTGGATTCAGATTCTGGTGATCGGGATATTGTTGGTTCATCTTCAATTTCTGAACATGCTAATGCCAAAATGGTAATCGAAGATGTAACAGACGCTTATTTGGAAGCTCCCAGAATTCTTGCTTCTGATGTTTCCGCTAAAAGTTCCACAACGGATGTTCCTGTTGATTTCTCATCTTATTCCAGTGCTGATGAAGCAGTTGCTCACCAAGTAGAAGTGGAAAGGCCGCATGTATCGGAGCAG GAATCACATAATTCAGGTTCGAAGCAAGTTGATTCAAGCAGTGAGGTAGAGATTGAAGGAGACAAGAAGCTCCCTTTGAACGAATCAACTGAGACTTCTATTAGCCAGACAGCCACTCTAGTGGGAGATGAGGGCAATGAGGAAACAAAAGCTGAATACATTCAAGTCAGCGAGCCAAATAATGTTCTATCAGCTGTTTTAGCAACTCAAAATGCAGAAATAGCTGAGGACAGTG GTCATCAGATGGAAGATGCAGCTTCTGGTTTGCACGAGGAAGAAAAACTAGAAAGGCCTTCGAGTGCCGGTGAATATGAAAATTACAGGGATAATATTCAAATTTCTGACTCCATAGATATTGTTTCTGGGGATTCTGTAAAAAATAAAATGGTGAACATCTCATCGAGGTCAGATGAAAGTTATATTAGCTTGTATCAGCTGGCGGAGGTGGTACGAGACCTTGATGAAGATGGCTTTAGGTTCTTGCTCACGTGCAGAGAATCAGCTCCAAATGCACCTTCTTCGAAGCTTTTTGACGATTTTGAGAAGCTCAAAGAACAGCTATACCTAGCAAGTCTTGTAAAAGATGTCTCTTGTTTGCAGCTAGCTGAAGAGTCAGAACTTCAGATGGAACTCAGTCGTCAACATCATACATTGACTGATCAAATATCTGCGGCCAAAGCTTCATTGAATGACCTTGGAGAGAAGAATGATATCCTTGCTGATCAGCTTGCGCAGTTGAGAACTGAATTTCAATTGATTGTATCTGAAAGGGATGGCTTCCAAAAGCAGGTTCACGTTTCTAAAGGTGAGGTTGGAGAACTTTCTGAAAGAATAAATGAATTGCAGACTAATTTGGAAACATCACTTGGTGAAAATGCAAGTCTGTCTTCTGAGATGGTTGACTGCAGGAATTTGGTGGCAACTTTACAGGTTCGAAATGAGAGCTTAATAGGAAGCCTTAATTTGTTATCTGAAGAGAATAAGAAGCTTTTGGAGGAGAAGGAGAATCTTGTTTTTGAGAATGAAAAACTGAGAACAGAGCTAGCACAGTCTAAAACTTTGTTCGGATCACTGCAGTTGGAAAATGCAGAGTTGTCAGAGAATTTCACTTCTTTGAGTGAGGAGAAAAGGAAACTTGATGGAGAGAAGGAGCACCTACTCAGTGAGAATGAGAAACTGCTCACTCAAATGTCGGATCACAAAAATGTTGTGGAAGCTCTTCAGGTTGAGAACAAGAATGTAAATGAGACCTTGATATCTGTAAAAGAAGCAAAAAAACAGCTTCAGGAGGAAAACCAGTCTTTGCTCAGTAAAACTGAGAAACTAGGGTTGGAATTTAAGGAGTCCAAGTCTCTAGCTGAAGCTCTGCAGATGGAAGTGGCCGAAGCAAAAGGGCATTTGATGGAAGAGAGAAACAAGCTTGAGAAGCAGAATAAGTATTTTCTCTCTGAGTCTGAGAAACAGTCATTTCAGTTGGCAGAATATAAGAACTCGTGCAATAAGGCGGAAGATGACCTGAAAGACTCAACTCTGCGTATTGAACAACTAACCGAGAAGAACATGCATCTGAAGAGAAGCTTGGAGTTGTTTGAAGCGATGAAGACAGAGTCACCTAACCAAAGTAGCTTTGCATATCAATCTAGGGAAGCTGGACCTCAACTTGAAGTTTCTTGCCAGTCTAGCTCTGCACCCGCAAATctgattgatgatgatggttcaaaATGGTTTGGAGTTATGAAAAGACACGAGGAGGAGGCAGAGAGAGTACTTGAAAAACTTGAGAAAGCAATTGGAGATATGCACTCTCAGTCAGCTTCTATGAGTAGGTCATCTGGTAAAGCGGTTTCACCTGGTGTGTCAAAACTTATTCAAGCTTTTGAGCCAAAGGACCATGATGACGAGCACCACCCAGAGGAGCTTCAGTCATTTGAAAATCAAACAGATGGAGATCCCTATGTGCTAATTCAAGGGCTAACAAAAACATTAAGAGCGTTGCTGAAAGATTTGGTGTTGGAAGCTGGCAACGGCTACCAATTTCTTGAGGGAGAGAAGAGCTGCAAAACAGCTGCTGTGGTTGCTGCTGAAGAACTCATGGCCAAATGCCAGTCTCTGAATGAACATATTGATCTTTTGGAAGGAGCAAACATTGAGCTAATGGTTTTCAATGAATCTTTAGGGGGATGTTTCTGGAATGCTAAAGAAAAGGAGGGAGAAATTAGGGTCCTAAATGAAGCTTTGCGCAAGCAAGAAGTCGCCGCAAAATCTGAGAACAATAAGTTAAAGGGGAATCTTAGCAGCTATCAGGAAAAACTATCTATTTTGCAAAATCAGCTGGGTGAAATGCGTGAAAGCTGCAAAGAGATGGGTTCTGATATCTCTAATCAGGTAGAAGTTCTTTATAGGGAAGTTGCTGACAGAGGATCAATACTTCGAGAAGAATGGAACTCTACAATTGATCAGGTTTTTCAGACACTTCGGAGGCTAGATTTGTCTGTTGAGACTGTTGGCTCCTCTTTGCCGTCAAGAATAGACCATGGTCTAGGGTGCATAAACTTAAGTAGCCGTACTGCTGCATCTATCGATGCTGCCATCAATGTGATTGAGGCATTGCAGGATCAAGTTGAAGCTTCTCGCCATGAGTCAATGAGTACCTCCCGTGAAGTCAATGAGAAGTTAGACTTCTTGCAAGTTGAAAATGAAAGGTCTGCCAGTCTTATGCATAAGATTTATAGTAAGCTCAAGAAACTTGTGAATGAAACGCCAGGGCATCTACAAGAAGCTGAAGTTGACGATCCTAAGAAATCAGTAGATCTTTCTCATCCTGGTGCTTTTGATTCCGTACTGGAGCAGTTGCAAAGGTTTCTTGATGAGAAAGCACAAGTTGAATTTGTAAATGGAAAGCTGAAGTCTGAGTTGATGGCCAGGACAAATGATTTTGAAGAACTGAGCAAAAGATCCCTTGAATCCGATTCTATTTTAAAGATGGTTCAAGTGGTTGAAGGAGTCATTGCTTTGGATAGCTTTGAAACCAACGTTAATGACCCAGTATCCTGTCTAGAGTCCCTAATCTCTCTCCTAGTTCAGAAGTGTAAAGAGGCAACTGAACATGCGAGGTTGTCCAGGATGGAATATGCTTCCAAGGAAGCACAAGTGATTGATCTGCAGGGACAAATGGATCACTTGAGCTTGTTACTTGTTCAATGTGAAAATGAAGTTGCTGTCCTTAGGGAAAGTTTGAAGAGAGCTGAGGAAGAGGTTGTAGCTATTGGTTCGCAATATCAAGAGAAAGTTGCTGATATTGAACAGTCTGAGCAGCGGGTGTCAGCTCTAAGAGAGAAGCTTGGCATAGCAGTCACCAAAGGCAAAGGTTTGATTGTGCAGCGTGACAGTCTTAAACAATCTCTTGCAGACACATCCTCTGAACTGCAGAAATGCTCTGAGGAGTTGCAATTGAAAGATGCAAGGCTTCAGGAAGTTGAAATGAAACTCAAGACCTATTCGGAGGCAGGTGAGCGCATGGAAGCTTTGGAATCTGAACTCTCATACATTCGCAACTCTGCTACTGCATTAAGGGAGTCATTCCTTCTCAAAGACTCTGTTCTTCAGAGAGTAGAGGAGATTTTAGAAGATTTGGAGCTCCCGGAGCATTTCCATTCAAAGGATATCATTGAAAAAGTTGATTGGTTGGCAAAGTCAGTTACTGGGAACTCTTTGCATCTGGCTGAATGGGATCAGAAGAGCTCTATTGGAGGATCATACTCTGATGCTGGATATGCACTCACTGATGGATGGAAAGAGGCGGCACAGTCAAACTTGGGATCTTCCGAAGACCTTAGAAGAAGATTTGAGGAGCTCCAGGGCAAGTTTTATGGGTTGGCAGAACAAAATGAGATGCTTGAACAATCCTTGATGGAAAGAAACAACCTTGTTCAGAAGTGGGAAGAGATCTTGGACGGGATAGATATACCTTCACACTTGAGATCTATGGAGCCAGAAGATCGGATTGGTTGGTTAATGCTTGCGTTTTCAGAAACTCAAAACCAGTACAACTCTCTCCAACAAAAGTATGATAATTTTGAATCATTATTTGCATCAGCAAGCGCTGAACTGGAAGAATCACGCAGAAAAATATCTGAGCTTGAGAATGCATATCAATTGGTTGTCAGTGAGAAAGAGTTGCTTTTGAAGAATTTGGAGTTTCTTAACTTTGATTATGAGGAAATGTCAAGGAAAACTGCCCAATCTGACATAACTAATGATGATTTGCGGAGCAGAGTAGGTGACTTGCAGAAGAAACTGAACGAAATGCTTGGAGCAGAGGAGCGTATTCATCATCTTGAAGGTGAAATAAGAAGATTAGGAGATATGGTCAAAGATGTCCTTCCGAATTCTGAGACAGATGATGCGTTATTTAGCTCTGGTAGCACTGAAGCTTTGGAACAGCTACTTAGGAAGCTTATAGAGAAGTATACCGCTCTTTCTTTACCTTCTGAGTCCGAGTCAACACATGAGCATGTTGATAAAGGGGCTGATCTCTCTCATGAAGAAAAGAGAGAGAGTAATGTCAGGTGTGCTGAAGATGCAGATGGAGGTGCTCTCAGCAGAAAATTGGAGGATGCTCTCAGCGACTTGTTGTCCTTGAAGGAGGAGAGGGAGAATATTGTGTTGACTAATCAATCATTGGTTCGTGAACTTGAAGAATTAGGTATCAAAAATAAAGAACTGCAAGATCTACTCAGTCAGGAGGAACAGAAGTCATCTTCTTTAAGAGAAAAATTGAATGTTGCAGTTAGGAAAGGCAAGTCCTTGGTGCAACATCGGGACAGCTTGAAGCAATTAATTGAAGAGTTGAATGGTGAAGTGGAGCGCTTAAAATCTGAGATCAAGTTGCAGGAAAATGCTATTTCAGACtatgaacaaaagaaaaaagatttATCTGTATTCCAGGAGAGGATAAAGACCGTAGAATCTGAGAGCTCAATCCTGAGAGATCAATTGGCAGAAAAAGACTGTACCTTGAGCATGATTTTGAGTGCTCTGGATGATGTTAATGTTGGGTCTAACATTGGTGATCCTGTCGAGAAGCTAAAAACTGTTGGGCAATTATGCCATGATTTGCAGTCAGCTCTTACTTCTTCCGAACATGAAGCAAAAAAATCTAAAAGAGCAGCTGAGCTACTTCTTGCAGAGTTAAATGAGGTGCAAGAAAGAAATGATGGGCTACAAGAGGAGCTAACAAAGTCTCAGAGTGAACTCTTTGAACTGTCCAAGCAAAAAGAATCTGCTGAAGTTGCCAAACATGAGGCTCTTGCACATTTAGAAAAGCTATCTTTTGCTCACTCAGAAGAAAGAAAGAACCAATTAGCTGAAATCACGATGCTAAAATCTGGTGTGGATCGGCTAAGGGAGGATCTATTTGTATTTGACCATTTGCTCAATGATGTTCTATCCATGGATTTGGAGACTATGCGCAATCTCGGTTCTAGTATGAAAGTATGCCTAGAACCAACTGATCAAAATCACTTTTCTCTACATGTGACTGATGCTTCAAGTGGCCTTAACTTTGCAGAAACGGAAAACAAG GTTTTCAATAAAGAAATTGGTTCTATCAACGTAAAGTTAAACAGGCATTCCCATTTATTGCATGAAGAAACTGCCCATATATCTGAGATATTAAGAACCATACATGAAGAAATATCCTACCATAAGCAGCACTCAAATTCGTTGAAGACAGACGTGATGCGGTTAGAATCTATTCAAAAGGAGAAAGATGCAGAATTGTTTACTGTGCAAAGATACAATGCTATGCTTTATGAAGCTTGTACCACTTTGGTCATGGAAATTGAAAGCAGAAAATCCGAATTGGCTGGAAACAGCTTAGCTACTGGAGCTTCCAAAATCAATTCAGTGTATCGAAGTTTAGCTGAAGGAAATGATTTAGCTGAGAAGACTGACCAGTTTTCTGAGGAAGGTATTAGGTCAGTAATAGAGAAATTATTCATGGCTGTGAAAGATATTATGAGTCTGCAAAGTGATACTGCTGAAGTTGGCCAAAAGGATATGAGAGCTGCTATATTAAATCTTCAGAAAGAACTTCAGGAGAAGGATATACAGAGagaaaaaatatgtgcagaactTGTTAGTCAGATTAAGGAAGCTGAATCTGTTTCAAAGAGTTATTCACAAGAGCTTCAAATAGCAAAATCTCAGATGAATGATTTACACAGGAAGGTGGACCTGATGGAGGAGGAGCGAGATTCTCTGGCACACAGGATAAAAGAACTGCAAGATCAGGAGTCCAGCTTTGCTGACTTACAGTTAAGAGTTAAAGCACTTGAAGACATGCTAGCTGCAAAGGAACAAG AAAATGAGGCACTGATGCAAGCACTCGATGAGGAGGAGGCCCAAATGGAAGACATGACAAACAAGATTGAAGAAATGGAGAGAGTCCTACTTCAAAAAAATAAAGATATGGAGAACCTTGAAGTTTCCCGCGGGAAGACTATGAAGAAGCTTTCTGTTACAGTAAGCAAATTTGATGAACTTCATCAACTCTCTGAAAGCCTTTTGTCTGAGGTTGAGAATCTTCAGTCACAATTACAAGAGCGAGATACAGAGATTTCTTTCTTGAGGCAAGAAGTTACAAGATGCACTAATGATGCAATAGCTTCTGCTCAGATGGGTAGCAAAAGAAATACTGATGAAATCCGTGACTTTTTGTCATGGGTTGACAAAATGATTTCCCGAGTCCAGACGCATGATATGAATTATGATGATGCAAAAATTAGCCAGATCCATGAATATAAGGAAATGTTAGAGAAGCAGGTCGTGTCTGTGGTATCTGAGCTGGAGGATCTGCGTGCACTGGCACAGACGAGAgatttaatgttgaaagttgaaaAAGATAAAGTAGAACAGCTGGTTAGGAAAGAAGAATTTCTTGAGAACTCTTTGCGTGACAAGGAATCTCAATTAACCATGCTTCGAGGGGCCAGTGACATGGGGCAACTAGTAAATTCTACGTCGGAAATTATAGAGATAGAGCCAGTG GCCAACAAAAGGGTAATGCCTGGAACTGTTGCATCTCAAGTTCGCAGTTTGCGCAAAACTAATAATGACCAAGTAGCTGTTGCTATAGATGTGGATCCTGAGAGTGGGAAACTagaagatgaagatgatgatAAGG CTCATGGTTTCAAGTCGCTAACGACATCAAGGATTGTCCCACGGTTTACAAGACCCATAACTGACATGATAGATGGTCTATG GGTATCTTGTGATCGGACATTAATGCGGCAGCCTGTTCTACGGCTTAGTGTGATCATCTATTGGTTTGTGTTGCATGCTCTTCTTGCGACATTTGCAGTATGA